From the genome of Haemophilus parainfluenzae, one region includes:
- a CDS encoding c-type cytochrome: MQKRIYLLSTLLPTLGFLFATPALSAEADLAKAEKVYKRSCATCHGKQGEKPAMGESKIINQLQPEEISTALLERKAGNIPSAGSPAKQRLSEQDIHNLSEYIQTLK; encoded by the coding sequence ATGCAAAAACGAATTTACTTACTCTCTACACTTCTACCAACTTTAGGCTTTTTATTTGCCACACCCGCGCTTTCTGCTGAAGCTGATTTAGCTAAAGCAGAAAAGGTATATAAACGCTCTTGTGCTACTTGTCATGGGAAACAAGGCGAAAAACCAGCAATGGGTGAATCAAAAATTATTAATCAGCTACAACCAGAAGAAATTTCAACCGCACTTTTAGAACGAAAAGCAGGAAATATTCCTAGTGCAGGAAGCCCGGCAAAACAACGTTTAAGTGAGCAAGATATTCATAATTTAAGTGAATATATTCAAACACTAAAATAG
- a CDS encoding TlpA family protein disulfide reductase — protein MKNKFVKLLAISAVIFGSVSCKDEVAAIGQKAPDIAAYDLQGKEVKLEDWKGTRLLTFWSETCGRCVAELKEFEKLAEANPNKVQLIAINVDGDKVDTKAVVAKRQLTLPVIKDQLKITAERYQLIGTPTSFVITPEGNIQAKYEGAIPVADLDKLFKG, from the coding sequence ATGAAAAATAAATTCGTAAAACTACTCGCAATAAGTGCGGTCATTTTCGGCAGTGTTTCTTGTAAAGATGAGGTTGCTGCAATTGGTCAAAAAGCACCAGATATTGCAGCCTATGATTTACAAGGTAAAGAAGTGAAACTTGAGGATTGGAAAGGCACTCGCTTACTGACATTCTGGTCTGAAACCTGTGGTCGATGTGTCGCTGAGTTAAAAGAATTTGAAAAATTGGCTGAAGCTAATCCAAATAAGGTTCAACTTATCGCTATTAACGTAGATGGGGATAAAGTGGATACCAAGGCTGTAGTCGCCAAACGTCAGCTTACGTTGCCGGTTATCAAAGACCAATTAAAAATCACAGCGGAACGCTATCAGCTTATTGGCACGCCAACAAGTTTTGTGATCACACCTGAAGGCAATATTCAGGCTAAATATGAAGGGGCGATTCCTGTAGCAGATTTAGATAAATTATTTAAAGGCTAG
- a CDS encoding ABC transporter ATP-binding protein produces the protein MSEFVIETQHLYKRFGQVTALEDINIKIRQGEFIAIMGASGSGKTTLMNILTGLDTASEGKVILDGVDAAQLDEIGRQRFRAEKIGLVFQQFHLIPYLTALENVMLAQHYHSVIDEAAAKAVLEQVGLGHRIDHRPSQLSGGEQQRVCIARALVNQPPVIFADEPTGNLDEKNEALVLDLLQELNRQGRTIVMVTHNPELGELTDRVIYLHHGKFVKEDINEK, from the coding sequence ATGAGTGAATTTGTAATTGAAACGCAACATTTATATAAACGATTCGGGCAAGTCACCGCTTTAGAAGATATTAATATTAAAATTCGCCAAGGTGAATTTATTGCGATAATGGGTGCATCAGGTTCCGGTAAAACCACGCTGATGAATATTCTGACCGGCTTAGATACGGCTAGTGAAGGTAAAGTCATTCTAGATGGTGTCGATGCGGCACAATTGGATGAAATCGGTCGTCAGCGTTTTCGTGCAGAAAAAATTGGTTTAGTCTTCCAACAATTCCATTTGATCCCTTATTTGACCGCACTTGAAAATGTGATGCTCGCACAGCACTATCACAGTGTGATTGATGAAGCAGCGGCTAAAGCAGTACTCGAACAAGTAGGATTGGGTCATCGTATAGATCACCGTCCAAGCCAACTTTCTGGGGGGGAACAACAACGGGTATGTATTGCTCGCGCGTTGGTGAACCAACCACCAGTCATTTTTGCCGATGAACCTACGGGTAATCTCGACGAAAAAAATGAAGCGCTTGTACTGGATTTACTACAAGAATTAAATCGCCAAGGGAGAACCATTGTGATGGTGACACACAATCCAGAATTGGGCGAGTTAACCGATCGTGTTATTTATCTCCATCACGGAAAATTTGTAAAAGAGGACATTAATGAAAAATAA
- a CDS encoding ABC transporter permease has protein sequence MAANKSMFWRLIFQALRLRLQRVFIIFSALTVGASIVTAMAAVYFDINTKMSQELRTFGANFYIGAANGGLMKERQLKQILHNAPDNFITAASPYLYGVARSDLEKIVIMGVWFEDMRVLAPYWQITGSAINVNFDDRNAMIGKSLAERLNLGVGSKLTLSKNAVEKHEFTIKGIVEAGDATDNMLIVNLEFAQNWLDKEGLANNALLNVKNEQGNVAQFAQDIMQHQPDLTARPIRKVSASEGQILDKIKGLMGLISLVILILATLCVNTTLIAIVGERAKEFALQKALGAKQSDIIKQISTEILIIALCAIVAGLILGYILAQLLGLTVFKSYIDMRLPVIPITIVLSLLVAFIAVIVPTKRALNIQTANVLKGE, from the coding sequence ATGGCCGCCAATAAAAGTATGTTTTGGCGTTTAATCTTCCAAGCATTACGCCTACGTTTACAACGAGTATTTATTATTTTCTCTGCACTGACTGTTGGTGCGTCCATTGTGACGGCAATGGCAGCGGTCTATTTCGATATTAATACCAAAATGAGCCAAGAGCTCCGTACCTTTGGGGCAAACTTTTACATTGGTGCGGCCAATGGTGGATTGATGAAAGAACGCCAATTAAAGCAAATTCTGCACAATGCACCGGATAATTTCATTACCGCTGCCAGTCCTTATTTATATGGTGTTGCGCGAAGTGATTTAGAAAAAATTGTGATTATGGGCGTGTGGTTTGAAGATATGCGTGTGCTTGCACCTTATTGGCAAATTACCGGCTCAGCCATTAATGTGAATTTTGATGATCGCAATGCCATGATTGGGAAAAGCTTAGCAGAACGCCTTAATTTAGGTGTTGGAAGTAAATTAACGCTGTCTAAAAATGCGGTTGAAAAACATGAATTCACGATAAAAGGTATTGTTGAGGCAGGTGATGCCACAGACAACATGTTAATCGTGAATTTAGAGTTTGCCCAAAATTGGTTGGATAAAGAAGGATTAGCCAACAACGCCTTGCTCAATGTAAAAAATGAACAAGGTAATGTCGCACAATTTGCCCAAGACATTATGCAACATCAACCCGATTTGACTGCTCGACCGATTCGAAAAGTCTCCGCTTCTGAAGGACAGATTTTAGATAAAATCAAAGGATTGATGGGATTAATCTCATTGGTCATTTTGATTCTCGCCACCCTATGTGTGAACACCACGTTGATTGCGATTGTTGGTGAGCGAGCAAAAGAATTTGCACTACAAAAAGCCTTAGGTGCCAAACAAAGTGACATCATTAAACAGATTAGTACCGAGATTCTCATCATAGCACTTTGTGCAATTGTCGCGGGCCTGATTCTCGGCTACATCTTGGCACAATTACTTGGATTAACCGTATTTAAATCTTACATTGATATGCGTCTACCGGTTATTCCAATTACTATCGTCTTATCGTTATTGGTTGCCTTTATTGCGGTGATTGTACCAACCAAACGAGCTTTAAATATCCAAACCGCAAATGTATTAAAAGGGGAATAA
- a CDS encoding ABC transporter permease, producing MLARMLFQSWRFSIKRKLLAVITIFLAAGLVSALLAVSIDIGDKMAKELKSYGANILVEPASNAALPDELSHNADLSSQDFLDEKELPNIKDIFWRNNIVGFAPLLSADVKAETLSTNTHDKSTALGQINVLGTFFDHNIPVPDEDDYHTGQKIISPYWHVQGEWVNDLETPEGEFIPALIGEQLAQRTGLKQGDKIQLRYQTNELDNQSAVEITGILSTGGAEDNQLVMPLNAVQKLLGLEGKIQSVKVSALTVPENDLSRKARANTDALDAEEYDRWYCTAYVSSISHQLEEAISGAIVRPIWQVAASEGVVIGKIQLLLAVVTLAALIAAAMGIASLMSTGIIERSKEIGLMKALGAYQWQIALLFYCEAIISALIGGSLGCIAGWGLARFIGSALFGVPLSFAWIVIPCVLMLSILIAVVGTWFPAHRIAKLYPVEVLYGRQ from the coding sequence ATGCTAGCAAGAATGTTATTTCAATCTTGGCGCTTCAGCATTAAACGTAAACTGTTGGCTGTGATTACCATTTTCTTAGCGGCGGGCTTAGTCTCTGCGCTCTTGGCGGTATCCATTGATATTGGCGATAAAATGGCAAAAGAGCTCAAATCTTACGGAGCCAATATTTTAGTTGAACCTGCAAGTAATGCAGCCTTGCCTGATGAACTCAGTCATAACGCAGATTTAAGTAGCCAAGATTTTCTCGATGAAAAAGAGCTGCCGAATATTAAAGATATTTTCTGGCGAAATAATATCGTAGGTTTTGCACCGTTATTAAGTGCAGATGTGAAAGCGGAAACGCTTTCCACAAACACTCACGATAAATCAACCGCACTTGGACAAATTAATGTGTTAGGTACGTTTTTCGATCACAACATCCCTGTACCAGATGAAGATGATTACCACACAGGACAAAAAATTATTAGTCCTTATTGGCATGTGCAAGGGGAATGGGTCAACGATCTTGAAACACCTGAAGGAGAATTTATTCCTGCATTGATTGGTGAGCAATTGGCTCAACGAACTGGCCTAAAACAAGGTGATAAAATCCAGCTTCGCTATCAAACTAATGAGCTAGATAATCAAAGTGCGGTCGAGATTACCGGTATTTTATCTACGGGTGGGGCTGAAGATAATCAATTAGTCATGCCGCTCAACGCAGTGCAAAAATTACTGGGCTTAGAAGGAAAAATTCAATCAGTTAAAGTCTCTGCGCTTACCGTACCTGAAAATGATCTTTCTCGTAAGGCTCGTGCCAATACCGATGCATTGGATGCGGAAGAGTACGATCGTTGGTATTGTACGGCTTATGTCTCTTCTATTTCACACCAATTAGAAGAAGCTATCTCAGGCGCTATTGTTCGACCAATTTGGCAGGTTGCTGCATCAGAAGGTGTCGTCATTGGGAAAATCCAGTTATTGCTTGCTGTCGTGACTCTCGCCGCTTTAATCGCGGCAGCCATGGGGATTGCCTCATTAATGAGTACAGGGATCATTGAGCGTTCAAAAGAAATTGGTTTAATGAAAGCGTTAGGCGCATACCAATGGCAAATCGCGTTATTGTTTTATTGCGAAGCCATTATTAGTGCCTTAATTGGTGGCTCGCTTGGTTGTATTGCAGGTTGGGGCTTAGCAAGATTTATTGGTTCGGCTCTATTTGGTGTTCCGCTAAGTTTTGCTTGGATTGTAATCCCTTGCGTATTGATGCTGTCTATTTTAATTGCTGTAGTGGGTACTTGGTTCCCTGCTCATCGTATTGCCAAACTTTACCCTGTGGAGGTGCTCTATGGCCGCCAATAA
- a CDS encoding Fe-S-containing protein → MNYFFTFLLQALLSFSLLLGVYHSKQSTVSAKKIIWLSLFGFIAGIVLRLSLPVGQITNLIVNAVILALLIIFALCLIFGKGRLPAFWQTVLMLIAGSFWAKDPNITALVSTDVINTDSILHISAVIFAFVFCLCLQGWIDLLLKQAGKTQQKSTALLKGVMSLLLIGLLVPLIGELLLILMKLQVLELTKLRLSFVAKSGEITRWLNYICAALLFVVLAIFYGKIHLSRKQQVNATQEPIEKRQKLAALRTSSRLLGWGYLALAIIFATQLYWEQIASRPPQLSEAIPLTLDEKQQVHIPIEQVKDGKLHRFVWIADDGKAVRFFVINRQPDKLSLAAVFDACLLCGDQGYVMEGNQVVCVGCGVHMFIPSIGKPGGCNPVPIEDWQQTETEILINRTSLEEGLNLFSTIVEIDVKDPISGAQMKNTKTEHKYNYEGKTYFFESEKNLDLFRDNPEKYLGKGE, encoded by the coding sequence ATGAATTATTTTTTTACTTTCCTGCTTCAAGCACTTTTATCTTTTTCATTATTGCTCGGTGTTTATCACAGTAAACAATCCACTGTAAGTGCAAAAAAAATAATTTGGCTTAGCCTATTCGGTTTTATTGCCGGTATCGTACTGCGCCTTAGTTTACCTGTGGGACAAATAACCAATTTAATCGTCAATGCCGTGATATTGGCACTATTGATTATCTTTGCCTTATGTTTAATTTTCGGCAAAGGTCGCTTACCTGCCTTTTGGCAAACGGTATTAATGCTCATCGCTGGAAGCTTCTGGGCAAAAGATCCCAACATTACCGCTCTCGTTTCCACAGATGTCATCAACACGGACTCTATCTTGCACATAAGTGCGGTCATTTTTGCCTTTGTTTTTTGTTTATGCTTACAAGGTTGGATCGATTTACTTTTAAAACAAGCGGGAAAAACACAACAAAAATCGACCGCACTTTTAAAAGGTGTGATGAGCCTTCTCTTAATTGGCTTACTGGTTCCACTTATTGGCGAACTCTTATTAATTTTAATGAAACTTCAAGTGCTTGAACTCACCAAACTACGTTTAAGCTTTGTTGCAAAATCAGGCGAAATCACTCGTTGGTTAAATTACATCTGTGCAGCCTTACTCTTCGTCGTACTAGCCATCTTCTACGGCAAAATTCATTTATCACGCAAGCAACAAGTTAATGCGACACAAGAACCGATTGAAAAACGCCAAAAATTAGCCGCATTGCGTACCTCCTCTCGCTTACTTGGGTGGGGCTATTTGGCCTTAGCAATTATTTTTGCTACGCAGCTTTATTGGGAGCAAATTGCTTCTCGTCCGCCACAACTGTCAGAAGCTATTCCTCTGACCTTAGATGAAAAGCAACAAGTCCATATTCCAATTGAGCAAGTAAAAGATGGCAAATTACATCGTTTTGTCTGGATTGCTGATGACGGTAAAGCCGTACGTTTCTTTGTCATTAATCGTCAACCAGATAAATTGAGTCTAGCTGCGGTATTTGATGCCTGCTTGCTTTGTGGTGACCAAGGCTATGTGATGGAAGGTAACCAAGTCGTTTGTGTGGGATGCGGCGTACATATGTTTATTCCATCTATTGGTAAACCGGGTGGCTGTAATCCTGTTCCAATTGAAGATTGGCAACAAACTGAGACTGAAATTCTCATTAATCGAACCAGCTTAGAAGAAGGGTTAAATTTATTTAGCACGATTGTTGAAATAGATGTAAAAGATCCGATTAGTGGCGCCCAAATGAAAAACACTAAAACAGAGCACAAATATAATTACGAAGGTAAAACTTACTTCTTTGAAAGTGAGAAAAATCTTGATTTATTCCGTGATAACCCTGAAAAATATTTAGGTAAGGGGGAATAA
- a CDS encoding iron transporter, with translation MKKALLATALFAGIFTASTANAFQEYPIGEAVTMNEMEIAAVYLKPIDMEPRGMGLPAAKSDIHLEADIHAVKGNKNGFGDGEWMPYLTINYTLVNADTGEKQEGTFMPMVAGDGPHYGANVKMMGVGNYKLTYHIDPPSKAGMHRHTDSETGVGRWWKPFDVSYEFKFTGIK, from the coding sequence ATGAAAAAAGCACTTTTAGCAACAGCATTATTTGCGGGTATTTTCACCGCGTCTACTGCTAACGCATTCCAAGAATATCCAATTGGTGAAGCGGTAACCATGAATGAAATGGAAATTGCGGCGGTTTACCTCAAACCAATCGATATGGAACCACGTGGTATGGGTTTACCTGCTGCGAAATCAGATATCCACTTAGAAGCAGATATCCACGCAGTAAAAGGTAACAAAAATGGCTTTGGTGATGGTGAATGGATGCCTTACTTAACCATCAACTATACTTTAGTAAATGCTGATACGGGTGAAAAACAAGAAGGTACCTTCATGCCAATGGTAGCGGGTGACGGTCCTCACTACGGTGCTAACGTGAAAATGATGGGCGTGGGTAACTATAAATTAACTTACCACATCGACCCACCATCAAAAGCAGGTATGCACCGCCATACTGACTCTGAAACGGGTGTAGGCCGTTGGTGGAAACCATTTGATGTAAGTTATGAATTCAAATTCACTGGCATCAAATAA
- a CDS encoding FTR1 family iron permease — MLFRSIRFFFLIFSLAFSSSLFAQDNYQQWVDDITARLDKTSQLLQQGNTDDARTEVQMAYFEVFENLEGPIRINFSAQKSYQMEATFGEIRKMIGEGSSQQEIQAKIDQLKKELQEVLPSLVEGHQLNADGQHGVYDNQAIAPYWQQSFKTIDDLIAQGIDAYQNGDLANAKKLFQQAQYDGYKNSEMEMSIRQNRSAEISAAINQQFYNIIRLSEQADQITEIGYQSTQLLQDIEENLPNLPTTREEQNVQSNAAQQATDNQQEQDWNKIKQEINQRIQQAIALYQQGESKKAILSVQDTYFDVFESTGMENKVGSRDSNFKAELEGYFTRLVSLMKAEQGDKLQAQADGLNQNLTKAVEMLQGEEQSDWSMFLYSLLIILREGLEALLIVAAIVTYLIKNNHQDKLPVIRQSVYVALIASVVTAFIFQLIFENSGQNRELLEGFTMIFAVVMLFMMSYWLLSKVEAQNWKRYLEGKLSTALTTGSLIGLWLTSFLAVYREGAETVLFYYALVGDAKSAVSFIYLFAGIIVGAIILTICYFVMRYTVVKLPLKPFFMFTGSFMYLMAFVFAGKSVLELIEGKLFEPTLISGVPEISWLGIYPYMETLIPQAILLVAAVFALFIMKYQSKKAA; from the coding sequence ATGCTATTCCGTTCTATTCGATTTTTCTTTTTAATTTTTTCACTCGCCTTTTCTTCTTCACTCTTTGCACAAGATAACTATCAACAATGGGTTGATGATATTACGGCTCGCTTAGATAAAACGTCTCAACTGCTCCAGCAAGGCAATACAGATGACGCCCGTACTGAAGTGCAAATGGCTTATTTTGAAGTCTTTGAAAATCTAGAAGGCCCAATTCGTATCAATTTCTCTGCACAAAAAAGTTACCAAATGGAAGCGACTTTTGGCGAGATCCGTAAAATGATCGGTGAAGGCAGTTCACAACAAGAGATTCAAGCTAAAATCGATCAACTCAAAAAAGAATTACAAGAAGTACTGCCATCATTGGTTGAAGGCCATCAACTCAATGCTGACGGACAACATGGTGTTTATGATAATCAAGCGATTGCCCCTTATTGGCAACAAAGTTTTAAAACCATTGATGACTTGATCGCTCAAGGGATCGATGCTTATCAAAATGGTGATCTTGCCAATGCCAAAAAATTGTTCCAACAAGCACAATATGATGGCTATAAAAACTCAGAAATGGAAATGTCCATTCGCCAAAATCGCTCCGCAGAAATCTCAGCCGCGATTAATCAACAGTTTTACAACATCATCCGTTTAAGTGAACAAGCCGATCAAATCACAGAGATTGGTTATCAAAGCACGCAATTATTACAAGATATTGAAGAAAACTTGCCTAACCTGCCAACGACACGTGAAGAACAAAATGTTCAATCGAATGCAGCACAGCAAGCAACTGATAATCAACAAGAACAAGATTGGAATAAGATTAAACAAGAGATCAACCAACGCATCCAACAAGCTATTGCGCTCTATCAACAAGGTGAAAGCAAAAAAGCGATTCTTTCCGTACAAGACACCTATTTCGACGTGTTTGAAAGTACAGGAATGGAAAATAAAGTGGGTTCTCGTGATAGTAACTTTAAAGCTGAACTTGAAGGCTACTTTACTCGTCTCGTGAGTTTAATGAAAGCTGAACAAGGTGATAAGTTACAAGCTCAAGCCGATGGTCTAAACCAGAATCTAACTAAAGCGGTTGAAATGTTACAGGGCGAAGAACAAAGCGATTGGTCTATGTTCTTATATAGCCTTTTAATCATTCTTCGTGAAGGTTTAGAAGCCTTATTAATTGTTGCTGCTATCGTGACTTACTTAATTAAAAATAACCACCAAGATAAATTACCTGTTATCCGTCAGTCGGTTTATGTGGCGTTAATTGCTAGTGTGGTTACCGCATTTATCTTCCAACTTATCTTTGAAAACTCTGGTCAAAACCGCGAATTGCTCGAAGGCTTTACAATGATTTTTGCCGTCGTCATGCTCTTTATGATGAGTTACTGGTTATTGTCGAAAGTCGAAGCACAAAACTGGAAACGTTATTTAGAAGGCAAACTCTCTACTGCCCTCACTACTGGCTCACTCATTGGCCTATGGCTTACCAGCTTCTTAGCCGTATATCGCGAAGGGGCGGAAACCGTATTATTCTACTATGCCCTTGTAGGTGATGCGAAAAGTGCGGTCAGTTTCATCTACCTTTTCGCAGGTATCATTGTTGGTGCAATTATTCTCACCATTTGCTACTTCGTGATGCGTTATACCGTGGTGAAATTACCGCTTAAACCATTCTTTATGTTCACGGGTTCTTTCATGTATTTAATGGCCTTTGTATTCGCCGGTAAATCTGTTTTAGAACTCATTGAAGGCAAACTTTTCGAGCCAACGCTGATTAGCGGTGTGCCTGAAATTTCGTGGTTAGGTATTTATCCTTATATGGAAACCCTAATACCACAAGCAATCTTACTCGTCGCAGCCGTATTTGCTCTGTTTATTATGAAATATCAAAGCAAAAAAGCCGCGTAA
- the mrcB gene encoding penicillin-binding protein 1B, translating into MSETENTSSEQQETQAPNKRRSCKIFLAKAAFTLGTLAVFYGGYLDWQIRSKMDGQIWRLPAEVYSRLESVKLSDNLSFDEVIQILLDNEYRQTTMIAAPGDFKLEDDTIVLLRRAFPYPDKPEPQRVLRLRFTDNKLSRIEDLVNVKAVDEFRLAPKLIAMLESDNEERLAIPLQHYPRLLIDALLLTEDRRFYDHNGINPIGIVRAMIANIRAGQTVQGGSTLTQQLVKNLFLSSERSLTRKANEALMSLVLDWRYDKNRILETYLNEIYLGQNGDTQIHGFALASQFYFGRSIREISLDQIALLVGMVKGPSLYNPWRNPQYALDRRNVVLKLMLDHQMIGDELYEMLSKRPLGVQAKGQISRKYPAFIQTLQADLRRQLGENKTSALLGARIFSTMDLKQQEQAENAVVNTVNQLQVQTKNPYLEGAMIVADYHLGEIRAIVGGLQTEYAGFNRALMSKRQIGSLVKPSIYLTALMNPEQFRLNTPIQNQPITIYVKGSQPWQPRNYDRKYSGSVMLMDALARSLNIPTVNIGMKVGLSKVIDTQKAMGWDNVTIPKVPATLLGSYSISPYDVTKLYQTIANQGGKIELSTIQSITDRQGNIIYEHNTVPDQVVPREAAYQTLYAMQQTVERGTARSLQNDYADLRLAGKTGTTNDARDTWFVGIDGKNVSTIWLGRDDNGETKLTGASGALQIYKDYLNRVVIEKLKLGQPSTIKWVGINAYGSWSCGSSRTIPVWANKDQNFCASAQTTSTATATAAQTTQSPQPEQPESPKQESVWDVLDNKAPVEEATPAQ; encoded by the coding sequence ATGTCGGAAACGGAAAACACCTCATCAGAACAACAAGAAACACAAGCGCCAAATAAGCGTCGTTCTTGTAAAATCTTTTTAGCCAAAGCGGCCTTTACTTTAGGGACGCTTGCCGTATTTTATGGTGGCTATTTAGACTGGCAAATTCGCTCAAAAATGGATGGCCAGATTTGGCGTTTACCGGCAGAAGTGTATAGTCGCTTAGAAAGCGTAAAACTGTCTGATAACCTTTCTTTTGACGAAGTGATTCAAATCTTATTGGATAACGAATACCGTCAAACTACTATGATTGCAGCACCGGGCGATTTTAAACTCGAAGACGATACTATCGTGTTACTTCGTCGTGCGTTCCCTTATCCTGATAAGCCTGAACCACAACGCGTGTTACGTCTGCGTTTTACCGATAACAAACTTTCTCGTATTGAAGATTTAGTCAACGTCAAAGCGGTTGATGAATTCCGTCTTGCGCCTAAATTAATTGCCATGTTGGAATCAGACAATGAAGAGCGTTTAGCGATTCCATTACAGCATTACCCTCGTTTACTCATTGATGCCTTATTACTCACAGAGGATCGCCGTTTTTACGATCATAACGGGATTAACCCTATCGGTATTGTACGTGCAATGATAGCTAATATTAGAGCGGGTCAAACGGTTCAAGGCGGTAGTACGCTCACTCAGCAATTAGTTAAAAACTTATTTTTATCAAGCGAACGCTCTTTGACACGTAAAGCTAATGAAGCCTTGATGTCATTGGTGTTAGATTGGCGATATGATAAAAATCGTATCTTAGAAACTTATCTGAACGAGATTTACCTTGGTCAAAATGGCGATACCCAAATTCACGGTTTTGCATTAGCGAGCCAATTCTATTTTGGTCGTTCTATCCGTGAAATTAGTCTCGATCAAATTGCCCTTTTAGTTGGCATGGTGAAAGGCCCATCCCTTTATAATCCATGGCGAAATCCACAATATGCACTCGATCGCCGAAATGTGGTATTAAAGCTGATGCTTGATCACCAAATGATTGGGGATGAATTGTATGAGATGTTAAGTAAACGTCCATTAGGCGTGCAAGCTAAAGGACAAATTTCACGTAAATACCCTGCTTTCATTCAAACATTACAAGCGGATCTTCGTCGTCAATTAGGGGAAAATAAAACCTCTGCACTACTTGGTGCACGCATTTTCTCCACAATGGATTTAAAACAACAGGAACAAGCTGAAAATGCTGTGGTGAATACGGTCAATCAATTGCAAGTACAAACTAAAAATCCCTATTTAGAAGGTGCAATGATTGTCGCGGATTATCACTTGGGTGAAATACGTGCAATTGTGGGTGGATTACAAACAGAATATGCGGGCTTTAACCGTGCCTTAATGTCAAAACGTCAAATTGGTTCTTTGGTAAAGCCATCCATTTATTTGACTGCCCTTATGAATCCGGAACAATTCCGTTTAAATACACCGATTCAAAACCAGCCAATCACGATTTATGTTAAAGGTAGCCAACCTTGGCAACCTCGTAACTACGATCGTAAATACAGCGGTTCAGTGATGTTGATGGATGCCCTTGCCCGCTCCTTGAATATTCCAACGGTAAACATTGGGATGAAAGTTGGCTTAAGCAAAGTCATTGATACACAAAAAGCCATGGGTTGGGACAATGTGACAATTCCAAAAGTCCCGGCAACCTTGCTTGGCTCTTACAGTATTTCACCTTATGATGTGACAAAACTCTACCAAACCATTGCCAATCAAGGTGGTAAAATTGAGTTAAGCACTATTCAAAGCATTACCGATCGCCAAGGCAATATTATTTACGAACACAATACGGTGCCGGATCAAGTAGTGCCGAGAGAAGCAGCTTATCAAACCTTATATGCGATGCAACAAACCGTAGAACGTGGTACCGCACGTAGCTTACAAAATGATTATGCAGATCTTCGTCTTGCGGGTAAAACAGGGACAACCAACGATGCTCGTGATACGTGGTTTGTCGGTATTGACGGTAAAAATGTCAGCACCATTTGGTTAGGTCGTGATGATAACGGTGAAACCAAATTAACCGGTGCCTCTGGTGCATTACAAATCTATAAAGATTACTTAAACCGTGTGGTTATTGAAAAACTGAAACTTGGTCAACCTTCTACCATTAAATGGGTTGGCATCAATGCTTACGGTAGTTGGAGTTGTGGTAGCAGCCGAACAATCCCAGTTTGGGCAAATAAAGATCAAAATTTCTGCGCTTCAGCACAAACGACGAGTACTGCGACCGCTACCGCGGCGCAAACCACGCAATCGCCACAACCTGAACAACCCGAATCACCAAAACAAGAAAGTGTATGGGATGTGTTAGATAATAAAGCGCCTGTTGAAGAAGCTACACCGGCTCAATAA
- a CDS encoding YacL family protein: MDFQFTHYLGNVHAKCSMEHIALANWFNSEVRSNSQAFLTALSACEQIKNNDEVTLIGSEYTLFINTDEVMIRANNLAIETDEILEDDFHYYDEESIAFCGTTDFIHFLNAYFEFIA; this comes from the coding sequence ATGGATTTTCAATTTACCCATTATCTAGGCAATGTGCATGCCAAATGTTCGATGGAACACATTGCTCTAGCCAATTGGTTTAATTCAGAAGTGCGGTCAAATTCTCAAGCGTTTTTGACCGCACTTTCTGCCTGTGAGCAGATTAAAAATAATGATGAAGTCACGCTGATTGGTTCCGAATACACGCTTTTTATCAATACCGATGAAGTGATGATTCGCGCCAACAACCTTGCAATTGAAACAGATGAAATTTTAGAAGACGACTTCCATTATTATGATGAAGAAAGTATCGCCTTCTGCGGAACAACAGACTTCATTCACTTTCTTAATGCCTATTTTGAATTTATTGCTTAA